A stretch of DNA from Montipora capricornis isolate CH-2021 chromosome 1, ASM3666992v2, whole genome shotgun sequence:
AGTGCTGTTTCAGTGTTTGTTTGTGCGGGCTACATCgtattttcatttgttttttgaataatttctGTCAGTTGAAATAAATGCCAGCAGGTACTTTTGGCACTTTCATtaagaagagaaaagacaagAGACAGAAGAAACATACCAAGCCGCAACTTTTTTAACAAGATTCGTTTCGCAACACTTATTTGTACATTCATTGCAGACATAACTGAAAACACGAATTCGCTGACAGGAGGCTAGGCAACAGCAAAAATTCTGTAATTATATTGAGAGTTGCTTGCTGATAAATAAGGATTTAAAGACTGTTTCCCACGTTTGCACACACTGAAACTAAAACTTACATTCATTTGATGagtgaaatgaaagttggatGATAGATAATCGCTGCGGCAGTCATTTGAGCAACTCAATTAGCCAAATAtgaatatcaaaaatacctTAATCCtgtttgtttgtccctccaaaattttgcataagcaatgttttcagtttctcttagGACCATTATAAGTTctacaaggaaaaaaaacaatgcttacgcaaacttttggagggacaaacaaacaGTATTAAGGTATTTTTTACATTGGCTAATTAAACAAGTGCAAAGAAAGTGAGCCCGTAAAATTCCCGACTCAGTGAACGGGACCCGAACCCGCActaccaactaagctatcaAGCACCTTAAGACTTCatcaatttattaaaaaaaaatcatttcgttTGATGACTGTTATTACCTACTGTTGTCAAAGCTGCAAAGACAAACGTGGCACTGTTTTGGAAATTCCAGTCCAATATCTCACCATCCTTCATTGCTTCGTAGGTTGTTTTGACAAATTTATAAAAATCCTGATCTGTCATGTTGTATTTCTTATCCATACCCTTTCTGATGTCTTCCAGTGCCCGTTCCTTTCTTTCATGAGCTGTTTCTTCAAGCTTCTCTATCAAGGTGAAGATCCATGCCACAAACAGGCCGTACAAATAGAATATTATAAAACGTTGCAACGTCTTCTCTAGAAGAACATTCATAGTTCTGCTTTGGATAATAAAGGAAATCACAGGACTTTCAGAGTGCGTAAAATAGCCAAAATTTAACAGTCTAATAGCAATAGTTGCCTGCTT
This window harbors:
- the LOC138038074 gene encoding uncharacterized protein isoform X3 codes for the protein MNVLLEKTLQRFIIFYLYGLFVAWIFTLIEKLEETAHERKERALEDIRKELIMVLRETENIAYAKFWRDKQTGLRLWTYYSQNNTWTMFHHSFMSSWSSSNHVGDEISGRTLRQCPHVSCYKNRN
- the LOC138038074 gene encoding uncharacterized protein isoform X2; translation: MNVLLEKTLQRFIIFYLYGLFVAWIFTLIEKLEETAHERKERALEDIRKGMDKKYNMTDQDFYKFVKTTYEAMKDGEILDWNFQNSATFVFAALTTVELIMVLRETENIAYAKFWRDKQTGLRLWTYYSQNNTWTMFHHSFMSSWSSSNHVGDEISGRTLRQCPHVSCYKNRN